The Planctellipticum variicoloris DNA window ATCAGCGGTTCCAGCAGGTTCACGAGGCCTTCCACCAGGATCGAGACTTCTTCGTCGTAGACGTCGGCCACTTTATAAAGCATGGTGTCGAGCGCACCGGTTTCTTCGCCCACGTCGACCATGTTGACGACCATGTCGTCGACGGTGCGCGTTTCCTTCAGCGGAATCGCCATCGATTCCCCTTCGCGGATCGCCGCCGAAATATGGTCGTAGGCCTTGTAGAAAATCGCGTTGCCGGCGGTGTCGCGGGTAATCGCCAGCGCTTCCAGAATCGGCACGCCGGAAGCGATCAGCGTTCCCAGCGTTCGCGACGTTCGAGCGACGATCGCTTTTCGGAAGATGATTCCCAGTAGCGGTATCCGGAGCGCAACCCAGTCGCAGATATACGCTCCGGTCTTGTTCTTTTTGATGATCTTGACCATCAGCCACAGTCCGAACGGGATCGCCGGGCCGAGGTACCAGTAATTCACGACGGCGTCGCTGGTGCCGATCAGCACGACCGTGATCTCCGGCAGCTCCGTATTAAAATCCTCGAAGATCTTTTTGAACTTCGGAATGATGTAATACATGATGAAGCCCACGATCAGCGTGGCGACGGTGATGACCGCGCACGGATAAATCATGGCCCCCTGGACTTTGCGCTTCAGCGACTGAGCCCGTTCCTTGAACTCCGCCAGGCGCTGCAGAATGACTTCCAGCGCACCGCCGGCTTCACCCGCCTTCACCATGTTGACGTACAGGTTGTCGAACGCCTTGGGATTCTTCGCCATCGCCTCGGACAGCGTGCTCCCCGATTCGATGTCTTCGATCACGTTCGACAGCGAAGTCTTCAGCGGGCCCGGCTTGGCCTGACCTTCCAGAATCCGGAGGCTTCGCAGAATCGGCAGCCCCGCGTCCTGCAGCGTCGAAAGCTGCCGCGTGAACGTGCACAGCTTCTTGCCGCTCACTCCGCCGAGCGAGAAGCCCCCCTTCTTCCGCTTCTTGGGTTTGCGCCGGCCGTCAGCGGCCGTCTTGGCGTCCCCCTTCGTCTTCTTCTTGTCTTTTTCCTTGGCCCGGCCCTTCTCGACGATCTTGGTGACGTAGAAGCCCTTCTCGCGGATCTTCTGCGTCGCTTCCTGTTCGGAGTTGGCCTCGATCGATTCCTTGATCTCGAGGCCGGTGTTATCCATCGCCTCGTATTGGAAAGTCGCCATGACAGAGCTCCGCGAATGGCCCGATTTCGGTAGTCGAACTGGTCGGTGGTCGAATTTGGTCGGTCGAATTGGGTTGTCGAGACCCGCGCACAGGCGAGACGGTTAGTCGGAATCGTCCATGACGGTTTCCCGGACGACTTCGTCGATCGTCGTGTTGCCGTCGAAGATCAGCTTGAGTCCCGACTCCCGCAGCGTGACCATCCCCTGGCTGCGGCAGAAATTGCGCATCTCGTCGACGTTGGCGTTGTTGGTAATCAGGTCTCGAATGTCGTCCGTCACGTCGATCAGCTCGTGGATGCCGGTCCGGCCCTTATAGCCCGAGTTGTTGCAGCGTTGGCAACCCTTGCCGTAGTAGAACCGGTACTTGCGCGCCTGCGCCACGGGGAGCTGCAGTTCCATCAGCAGCTCGTCGCTGGGATCAAACTGCGTCCGGCACTCCGTGCAGATCTTGCGGACGAGCCGCTGAGCCAGCACCGCTTCGAGCGACGCGGTGATCAGGAACGACTCGATGCCCATATCTTTCAGCCGGGTGATCGCCGTCGGGGCGTCGTTGGTGTGCAACGTGCTGAAGACCAGGTGCCCCGTCAGCGCGCTCTGAACGGCGATCTGGGCCGTCTCGAAGTCGCGGATCTCTCCCACCAGAATCGTGTCGGGATCGTGCCGCAGAATCGCCCGCAGCACGTTGGCGAACGTCACGTTGATTTCGTGATTGATCGGCACCTGCACCAGTCCGTCGATGTTGTACTCGATCGGATCTTCGCTGGTGATGATCTTGGTTTCGATGTCGTTGAGCTCGTTGAGAGCCGAGTACAGCGTCGTCGTCTTGCCGCTCCCCGTCGGCCCCGTCACCAGCACGATCCCGTTCGGCCGGCGAATGATCGTCCGGAGCTTGGACAGCGTCCCGGCGTCCATCCCGATCTTGTTGAGATCGAGCTGCACGACGGTCTTATCCAGCACCCGCATGACCACCGACTCGCCGCACATCGTCGGCAGCGTGCTGACCCGCAGGTCGACCTTGTTGCCTCCGACGCTCAATTCGATCCGACCGTCCTGCGGCAGCCGGCGTTCGGCGATGTCCAGCTCCGCCATGACCTTGATGCGGGTCACGATGGCGTTGGCCAGGTGCCGGGGGGGCGGAACCATCTCGTAAAGCATGCCGTCCGCCTTGATGCGGACCTTGAACTCGTCTTCGAACGGCTCGAAGTGAATGTCGCTGGCCTGATCCTTGATCGCCAGCAGCAGAATCATATTCAGCAGTTTGCGGATGGGGGCCGAGTCGGCGGCGTCGAGTTCCTCTGCGAGGTCGAAGCCCCGCGATGCGGAACCGTCGTCGCCGTACTCCTCCTCGAGCTGGCCGATAATGTCTTCGACGCTGTCGGTTTTGTCGGCGTAGTACCGCGCGATCGCGGCCTCGACGTCTTTCTGATTCGACACCGCGCCACGGACTTCCAGGCCCAGGAAGTTCCGCAGATCGTCGAGCGCTCCGACGTTCTGCGGGTCGGCCATCGCCACCGTCAGGACATTGTCCTTCAGCGAAATCGGCATGACCTTGTAAAGATCCGCCATCGTCTGCGGAACCAGTTCCAGCACTTTCGAAGGGATCGTCGTCTCGGTCAGATTGACGACCGCCATCCCCCACTGCTCGGCAAGGGCCTCGGTCACCTGAGCGTCCGTGACGAGTCCCATGCGGATCGCCACCTGCCCGATGATTTCACCGGAGCTGCGTTTCTGCTCCTCCAGGATATCCCAGAGCTGGTCCTCGTTGATGTAACCGAGGTCGACCAGAATCTGTCCGAGCCGTCGTTGAGCCATGAATCGCTATTCCCTGGACCGCCCGCAGAACGCGGGACGGGAACTTTGAAATTGAAGTCCGCTCGATCGCTGAGTTTCGCCCGCCGGTCGAAGTCGCCGGGCGATCATTCTTCTCCCTCTTCGTCTTCTTCCTCTTCCTCGTCGTCGTCGAACAGCCCCTTCTTCGCACGGGCCAGCCGCGCCTTCAATTCGCCGGGATTGTTCGACCGGACGACGATGTCGTCTTCTTCGCAGAGCCCGTTTTTCCACAGCCCGAACAGGGCGTCGTCGAGCAGTTGCATCCCGTATTTCTTGCCGGTCTGAATCGACGAGTTGATGCGGTAGGTCTTCGCCTCGCGGATCAGGTTGGCGATGGCCGGCGTCACCACCAGCAGCTCGTAGGCGGCGACCAGCCCCTTGGGCTTCCGCGGCAGGAGCGCCTGCGACAGGATGGCGATGATGGCCACGGACAACTGCGTCCGGATCTGCTCCTGCTGGCTGGTCGGAAACACGTCGATGATCCGGTCGACGGTTCCCTGGGCGCCGGTGGTATGCAGCGTGCCGAACACCACGTGGCCTGTTTCGGCGGCGGTAATCGCGGAAGAAATGGTCGCGAGATCGCGCATTTCGCCGACCAGGATGCAGTCCGGATCCATTCGCAGGGCGCGTCGGAGAGCTTCCGGAAAATCCGGCACGTCGACGCCGATCTCGCGCTGATTGATCGTCGATTTCTTGTGGTTGTGGTAGTACTCGATCGGATCTTCGAGCGTGATGATGTGGTGGTCGACGTTCTCGTTGAGGTAGTTGATCATGCTCGCAAGACTGGTTGTCTTGCCGGAGCCGGTCGGCCCGGTCACCAGAAACAGTCCGCGAGGACGCAGGATCAGGTCCCGAATAATCGGGGGCAGGCCGAGCTGTTCGAACGTCAGAAACTCGTTCGGGATTCGCCGGAGAACCATTCCGACGTTGCCGCGCTGCTTGAACACCGCCACGCGGAACCGGGCCTTGTCGCCAAACGCAAACCCGAAGTCGGTCCCGCCGACTTCCTGCAGCTCCTGCTGATTTCGTTCGGGGGTGATGCTTTTCATCAGCCCGACCGTATCTTCGGGCAGCAGAGACTTGGTTTCGAGACGAATCATGCGCCCGCCGGACCGGACGACCGGAGGTTGTCCGACGGTGATATGCAGATCG harbors:
- a CDS encoding type II secretion system F family protein, translating into MATFQYEAMDNTGLEIKESIEANSEQEATQKIREKGFYVTKIVEKGRAKEKDKKKTKGDAKTAADGRRKPKKRKKGGFSLGGVSGKKLCTFTRQLSTLQDAGLPILRSLRILEGQAKPGPLKTSLSNVIEDIESGSTLSEAMAKNPKAFDNLYVNMVKAGEAGGALEVILQRLAEFKERAQSLKRKVQGAMIYPCAVITVATLIVGFIMYYIIPKFKKIFEDFNTELPEITVVLIGTSDAVVNYWYLGPAIPFGLWLMVKIIKKNKTGAYICDWVALRIPLLGIIFRKAIVARTSRTLGTLIASGVPILEALAITRDTAGNAIFYKAYDHISAAIREGESMAIPLKETRTVDDMVVNMVDVGEETGALDTMLYKVADVYDEEVSILVEGLVNLLEPLMVVILGLIVGFIVIALFMPLIKLLNDLS
- a CDS encoding GspE/PulE family protein, whose product is MAQRRLGQILVDLGYINEDQLWDILEEQKRSSGEIIGQVAIRMGLVTDAQVTEALAEQWGMAVVNLTETTIPSKVLELVPQTMADLYKVMPISLKDNVLTVAMADPQNVGALDDLRNFLGLEVRGAVSNQKDVEAAIARYYADKTDSVEDIIGQLEEEYGDDGSASRGFDLAEELDAADSAPIRKLLNMILLLAIKDQASDIHFEPFEDEFKVRIKADGMLYEMVPPPRHLANAIVTRIKVMAELDIAERRLPQDGRIELSVGGNKVDLRVSTLPTMCGESVVMRVLDKTVVQLDLNKIGMDAGTLSKLRTIIRRPNGIVLVTGPTGSGKTTTLYSALNELNDIETKIITSEDPIEYNIDGLVQVPINHEINVTFANVLRAILRHDPDTILVGEIRDFETAQIAVQSALTGHLVFSTLHTNDAPTAITRLKDMGIESFLITASLEAVLAQRLVRKICTECRTQFDPSDELLMELQLPVAQARKYRFYYGKGCQRCNNSGYKGRTGIHELIDVTDDIRDLITNNANVDEMRNFCRSQGMVTLRESGLKLIFDGNTTIDEVVRETVMDDSD
- a CDS encoding type IV pilus twitching motility protein PilT; this encodes MATLQIDKMLETVVREKVSDLHITVGQPPVVRSGGRMIRLETKSLLPEDTVGLMKSITPERNQQELQEVGGTDFGFAFGDKARFRVAVFKQRGNVGMVLRRIPNEFLTFEQLGLPPIIRDLILRPRGLFLVTGPTGSGKTTSLASMINYLNENVDHHIITLEDPIEYYHNHKKSTINQREIGVDVPDFPEALRRALRMDPDCILVGEMRDLATISSAITAAETGHVVFGTLHTTGAQGTVDRIIDVFPTSQQEQIRTQLSVAIIAILSQALLPRKPKGLVAAYELLVVTPAIANLIREAKTYRINSSIQTGKKYGMQLLDDALFGLWKNGLCEEDDIVVRSNNPGELKARLARAKKGLFDDDEEEEEDEEGEE